The Peribacillus sp. FSL P2-0133 genome has a segment encoding these proteins:
- the pheT gene encoding phenylalanine--tRNA ligase subunit beta, producing the protein MFVSYKWLQDYVDLSGINATELADKITKSGIEVEGVEKKSEGLKGVVIGHVIEREQHPNADKLNKCQVDIGAENPVQIICGAPNVDKGQKVAVATVGAVLPGNFKIKKAKLRGEESHGMICSLQELGFESKLVSKDYATGIFVFPNDVEVGKDALEELGLSDEVLELGLTPNRSDALSMLGVAYEVAAILGREVKWPVVEKEEAAEKATDYISVKVEAKEDNPIYIAKIIKDVKIGPSPLWMQTRLMSAGIRPHNNVVDITNYILLEYGQPLHAFDYDRFGSKEIVIRRAKDAEKIVTLDEAERTLTPDHLVITNGSEPVAIAGVMGGADSEVKNDTTNIIIESAYFAGTVVRKASKDHGLRSEASARFEKGVDPARVREAGERAAQLIAQYAGGTVLQGAAEVDELTMEPAVISITLEKINTLLGTSMTVSVVESIFKRLQFGVELDNETFTITVPTRRGDITIEADLVEEAARLFGYDNIPATLPIGAATPGQLTDYQIKRRKARRTLEGAGLYQAVTYSLTSQEKASQFALEARESIRLAMPMSEERSQLRLSIVPQLLEVVKYNNARQIDSLALYEIGSVFFKRDEQELPEEKEHIAGAITGLWESHLWQGEKKPVDFFVAKGVIEALFDTLGLADQINYRQAEINDMHPGRTAEVLLNGEVIGFIGQVHPTVQKDLDIKETYIFELSLKALAEAEVAPIAYQTIPRYPSTTRDIALVVDQATKAGDIQDIIEEAGGKLLKEVSIFDLYEGERMEEGKKSIAYSLKYFDPERTLTDEDITKAHDKVLEAVKEKAGAELRG; encoded by the coding sequence ATGTTTGTGTCATATAAATGGTTACAAGATTATGTTGACCTTTCAGGCATCAATGCGACGGAGCTAGCTGACAAAATCACGAAAAGCGGCATTGAGGTTGAAGGGGTGGAAAAGAAAAGTGAAGGGCTAAAAGGGGTCGTCATCGGGCATGTCATTGAACGTGAACAGCATCCAAATGCGGATAAATTGAATAAATGCCAAGTTGATATCGGGGCCGAAAATCCCGTTCAGATCATCTGTGGAGCACCGAATGTCGATAAAGGCCAAAAGGTCGCAGTCGCTACTGTTGGCGCAGTCCTTCCAGGTAATTTCAAAATCAAGAAAGCGAAACTTCGTGGAGAGGAATCGCACGGGATGATTTGCTCGCTTCAGGAATTGGGCTTCGAATCCAAGCTCGTTTCCAAGGATTATGCTACAGGTATCTTCGTCTTCCCTAATGATGTGGAAGTAGGGAAAGATGCATTGGAGGAACTTGGTCTAAGTGATGAAGTGCTGGAACTTGGGCTGACTCCAAACCGTTCCGACGCATTGAGCATGCTTGGTGTTGCATACGAAGTGGCAGCCATTCTAGGACGGGAAGTGAAATGGCCGGTTGTCGAGAAAGAAGAGGCAGCTGAAAAAGCAACTGATTATATCAGTGTCAAAGTTGAAGCGAAAGAAGATAACCCGATATACATTGCTAAAATCATCAAGGATGTCAAGATCGGACCCTCACCGCTTTGGATGCAGACTAGGTTGATGTCTGCAGGTATCCGACCTCATAATAATGTGGTGGATATCACGAACTACATTTTACTTGAATACGGCCAACCGCTCCATGCCTTTGATTATGACCGCTTTGGTTCAAAGGAAATCGTCATCCGCAGAGCGAAGGATGCTGAAAAAATCGTAACATTGGATGAAGCGGAACGCACTTTGACACCTGACCATTTAGTGATCACAAATGGCAGTGAGCCAGTAGCGATAGCTGGTGTGATGGGCGGAGCGGATTCCGAAGTGAAAAATGATACGACGAATATCATTATTGAAAGTGCATATTTTGCAGGTACAGTAGTTCGTAAAGCTTCAAAGGACCATGGATTACGCAGTGAAGCTAGTGCCCGCTTTGAAAAAGGTGTCGACCCGGCCCGTGTACGTGAAGCTGGAGAACGTGCTGCACAATTGATTGCACAATATGCAGGCGGAACAGTCTTACAAGGAGCAGCAGAAGTTGATGAATTGACAATGGAACCTGCGGTCATTAGCATCACTCTTGAAAAAATCAACACACTTCTTGGAACAAGCATGACCGTATCGGTTGTGGAATCGATCTTCAAACGTCTGCAATTTGGCGTTGAACTTGACAATGAAACATTCACAATCACAGTCCCGACGCGCCGTGGTGATATTACGATTGAAGCGGATTTAGTCGAAGAGGCTGCACGTTTATTTGGATATGATAACATTCCCGCTACACTGCCGATTGGTGCTGCAACCCCAGGCCAATTGACTGACTATCAAATTAAACGGCGGAAGGCACGCCGTACACTTGAAGGCGCAGGCCTTTATCAAGCGGTGACCTATTCACTGACAAGCCAGGAAAAAGCGTCCCAATTCGCATTGGAAGCAAGAGAATCCATTCGATTAGCAATGCCAATGAGTGAAGAAAGAAGCCAGCTGCGTTTAAGCATCGTGCCTCAATTGCTGGAAGTCGTGAAATATAACAATGCCCGCCAAATTGATTCACTGGCACTGTATGAAATCGGTTCGGTATTCTTTAAGCGTGATGAACAAGAACTGCCTGAAGAAAAAGAACATATTGCTGGAGCAATCACCGGCCTATGGGAGTCACATCTATGGCAAGGCGAAAAGAAACCAGTGGATTTCTTTGTAGCCAAAGGCGTGATCGAAGCATTATTCGACACACTTGGATTAGCTGATCAAATCAATTATCGCCAAGCTGAAATCAACGACATGCATCCAGGACGGACAGCGGAAGTACTATTGAATGGTGAAGTGATTGGCTTTATCGGCCAAGTGCACCCAACTGTCCAAAAAGACTTGGATATTAAAGAAACATACATTTTCGAACTTTCCTTAAAAGCATTGGCCGAAGCCGAAGTCGCGCCGATTGCGTACCAAACCATTCCGCGCTATCCATCAACCACACGCGATATCGCTCTAGTTGTGGATCAAGCTACGAAAGCCGGGGACATTCAGGATATTATTGAAGAAGCCGGTGGCAAACTGCTGAAAGAAGTAAGCATCTTCGACTTATACGAAGGTGAAAGAATGGAGGAAGGCAAGAAATCCATTGCCTACTCACTGAAATACTTCGACCCGGAACGTACTCTAACGGACGAGGACATTACAAAAGCACATGATAAAGTGCTTGAAGCCGTTAAAGAAAAAGCTGGCGCAGAACTAAGAGGATAA
- the pheS gene encoding phenylalanine--tRNA ligase subunit alpha has translation MQERLLELQEEALQKVAAASELKELNEVRVAYLGKKGPITEVLRGMGKLSAEERPKIGALANDVREAIATKIEEKQKALETAAVNAKLATETIDVTLPGRPVNKGNLHPLTRVVEEIEDLFIGMGYTVAEGPEVESDYYNFEALNLPKSHPARDMQDSFYITDEILMRTHTSPVQARTMEKHKGQGPVKIICPGKVYRRDNDDATHSHQFQQIEGLVIDENISMSDLKGTLDVFAKKVFGQDREIRLRPSFFPFTEPSVEVDISCKICGGKGCSVCKQTGWIEVLGGGIVHPNVLEMAGFDSKKYSGFAFGIGVERIAMLKYGVDDIRHFYTNDVRFLKQFNHHEA, from the coding sequence ATGCAGGAACGTTTACTAGAACTGCAGGAAGAAGCGTTGCAAAAAGTTGCCGCCGCTTCCGAATTAAAAGAACTGAATGAAGTCCGAGTTGCTTATTTAGGGAAAAAAGGGCCAATCACTGAGGTATTACGCGGCATGGGTAAATTATCTGCCGAAGAACGCCCGAAAATCGGGGCACTGGCCAATGATGTAAGGGAAGCGATCGCAACAAAGATCGAGGAGAAACAAAAAGCACTAGAAACTGCGGCAGTCAATGCAAAGCTAGCAACTGAAACGATTGACGTCACACTTCCTGGACGTCCGGTTAACAAGGGGAATCTACACCCATTAACACGTGTCGTGGAAGAAATCGAAGACTTATTCATCGGTATGGGTTATACCGTTGCGGAAGGTCCTGAAGTCGAAAGCGACTACTACAACTTCGAGGCACTTAACTTGCCAAAAAGCCATCCGGCACGTGATATGCAGGATTCCTTCTACATAACGGATGAAATCCTGATGCGTACACACACTTCACCTGTTCAAGCCAGAACGATGGAAAAACATAAAGGGCAAGGTCCTGTTAAAATCATTTGCCCAGGAAAAGTATATCGCCGTGATAACGATGATGCTACACACTCCCATCAATTCCAGCAAATTGAGGGCTTGGTCATTGATGAGAACATCAGCATGAGCGACCTGAAAGGAACGCTGGACGTATTTGCGAAAAAAGTATTCGGGCAAGACCGAGAAATCCGTCTTCGTCCAAGTTTCTTCCCATTTACGGAGCCTTCCGTCGAAGTGGATATTTCTTGTAAAATCTGTGGTGGTAAAGGCTGCAGCGTATGTAAACAAACAGGCTGGATCGAAGTGCTTGGCGGCGGGATCGTTCATCCGAACGTCCTTGAAATGGCTGGCTTCGATTCCAAGAAATACTCTGGATTCGCATTTGGAATCGGCGTGGAACGGATTGCCATGTTGAAGTACGGTGTGGATGATATCCGTCATTTCTATACGAATGATGTTCGATTCTTAAAACAATTCAACCATCACGAAGCATAA
- a CDS encoding RNA methyltransferase — protein MKYIESVKNPQVKQWKKLLTKKERDKTGKYLVEGFHLVEEALKEEIVLEVIINEETEMPAHFKVEGTELIYVKNDIMKAICDTEAPQGIAAVCEQKSTSMASINPDKLLLIDAVQDPGNIGTMIRTADAAGIDAVILGEGCADLYNPKVVRSTQGSLFHMPVIKGNLFEIIDELKESGTPVYGTALEGASPFEEVEKSSRFALLVGNEGQGVSKELLEKTTKNLYIPIYGKSESLNVGIAAGILMYYLRKSI, from the coding sequence TTGAAATATATTGAATCCGTAAAAAACCCGCAAGTTAAGCAATGGAAAAAACTTTTGACGAAAAAAGAACGAGATAAAACAGGTAAATATTTAGTCGAGGGTTTTCACCTAGTTGAAGAAGCCTTAAAAGAAGAAATCGTCTTGGAAGTGATCATCAATGAAGAAACTGAAATGCCTGCACATTTTAAGGTGGAAGGCACAGAACTCATTTATGTGAAAAATGATATTATGAAGGCGATTTGTGATACCGAAGCCCCGCAGGGAATTGCTGCTGTTTGTGAACAGAAATCAACGAGCATGGCGTCCATCAATCCGGATAAACTTTTGTTGATCGATGCTGTACAAGATCCGGGGAATATTGGAACGATGATCAGGACAGCGGATGCAGCTGGAATCGATGCAGTCATACTTGGCGAAGGGTGTGCTGACTTGTATAATCCCAAAGTGGTCCGTTCGACGCAAGGGAGCCTCTTTCATATGCCTGTCATTAAAGGGAACCTTTTCGAAATCATCGATGAGCTGAAGGAAAGCGGCACACCGGTATATGGCACGGCATTAGAAGGCGCATCGCCATTTGAAGAAGTGGAAAAGTCTTCCCGGTTTGCCTTGTTGGTCGGTAATGAAGGCCAAGGAGTATCGAAGGAATTACTGGAGAAAACGACTAAAAACCTTTATATTCCCATCTACGGAAAAAGCGAATCATTGAATGTGGGGATCGCTGCCGGGATTTTAATGTACTATTTACGAAAATCGATTTGA
- the sspI gene encoding small acid-soluble spore protein SspI: MNLNLRNAIIQNVSGNSQDQLEDTIVDAIQNGEEKMLPGLGVLFEVIWQNSSEQEKQEMITALEAGLKK, translated from the coding sequence ATGAATTTAAACTTACGTAATGCGATCATCCAAAATGTATCTGGAAATTCGCAAGATCAGTTGGAAGACACGATTGTCGATGCCATACAAAATGGCGAGGAAAAAATGCTACCTGGATTGGGAGTCTTATTCGAGGTCATCTGGCAAAATTCATCTGAGCAGGAAAAACAGGAAATGATCACTGCCCTTGAAGCAGGATTAAAAAAATAA
- a CDS encoding general stress protein → MEKNVYGVFDSNPELLAAIQDLKAKGVSGTQMTVAANIKNNVQLGNEHTDILIIANQDKEDTLFLRIFHYFTDEGSGDLRSFFTKYGYSYDETKAMLEEVSAKKFILLLDEEVSIEELKACEAKSKK, encoded by the coding sequence ATGGAAAAAAACGTATATGGTGTTTTTGACTCTAATCCGGAACTACTTGCTGCAATTCAAGACTTAAAAGCTAAAGGCGTATCTGGCACCCAAATGACAGTAGCAGCTAATATAAAAAATAATGTGCAGCTTGGAAATGAACATACGGATATACTGATCATCGCCAATCAGGATAAGGAGGACACTCTTTTTTTAAGAATCTTCCACTACTTCACAGATGAAGGATCTGGAGATTTACGCAGCTTTTTCACGAAATACGGCTACTCTTATGATGAGACAAAAGCGATGCTCGAAGAAGTGAGCGCAAAAAAATTCATCTTGCTGCTTGATGAAGAAGTCTCCATCGAAGAACTGAAGGCTTGCGAAGCGAAATCAAAAAAATAA
- a CDS encoding general stress protein: MGKTLYGVFNTEREIIQAIQSLKEKGVHEGEITVMADKKEELDFVNQKRDPDVDVVTNSNEDSFIDKMKHFFLNEGSEDIRNRLGELGLADSEATAYINEVEAGKFLILLDESETVTARESITSNRMEETDEPAENPLKTGVVNNPDPNLFPETTANAYQTGEVEAQPGRSEELHGNSANIFGNEELDTKRAQEREIWGNSTEKFKKKKPGNNEGTLASDPHADPFSADTDKALDAQGSLDRTESLNASGQQEEGLQDEYIKNRINTDNL, from the coding sequence ATGGGAAAAACATTATATGGTGTTTTTAATACGGAAAGAGAAATAATCCAGGCTATTCAATCCCTCAAGGAAAAGGGGGTCCATGAAGGGGAAATAACGGTAATGGCTGATAAGAAAGAAGAATTGGATTTCGTCAATCAAAAGCGTGATCCGGATGTCGACGTCGTTACTAACTCTAACGAGGATTCCTTCATTGATAAGATGAAACACTTTTTCCTGAATGAGGGTTCTGAAGATATAAGGAACCGACTAGGTGAGTTAGGGCTTGCTGATAGTGAAGCCACCGCTTATATAAATGAAGTGGAGGCTGGAAAATTCCTGATTCTGTTAGATGAATCGGAAACCGTAACAGCACGGGAGAGCATAACTTCCAATCGCATGGAGGAAACGGACGAACCTGCAGAGAATCCGCTTAAAACAGGGGTGGTGAACAATCCGGACCCGAACCTTTTTCCTGAAACAACTGCAAATGCCTATCAAACAGGGGAAGTGGAGGCACAGCCAGGAAGAAGCGAAGAACTCCATGGGAATTCTGCGAACATCTTTGGAAATGAAGAGCTGGATACAAAGCGAGCTCAAGAAAGGGAAATCTGGGGGAACTCCACAGAAAAATTCAAGAAGAAAAAACCAGGGAATAATGAAGGAACACTAGCAAGCGACCCTCATGCAGACCCGTTTTCTGCTGATACTGATAAAGCCCTTGATGCACAAGGATCACTGGATCGGACCGAGAGCCTGAATGCCAGCGGGCAGCAAGAGGAAGGCTTGCAGGATGAATACATCAAAAATCGAATTAATACCGACAATCTGTAA